GTGAAGGGATTCTCCACGAACACCGTGCCGCCGCCGTAGTAGGCCATGCCGTCCATGTACTGGCGGTAGGCGTCCATGCCGCCGATGGAACCGTAGTAGTAGGCCTCCATCCAGCTCGCGAAGCCCTCGTTCAGCCAGATGTGCCCGAAGTCCGCGCAGGTGATCATGTCGCCCCACCACTGGTGCCCCAGCTCGTGGGCGATCACGCTTTCCCAGTCGCCGCCGAGGCTGGTGCAGGTCTGGTGCTCCATGCCGCCGCCCCAGTTGAACTCCGCGTGGCCGTACTTCTCGTTCACGAAGGGGTACTCGCCGAAGGCCTGCGAGTAGGTGTCGAGCATGCCCACGACCTTGCCGTAGTTCTCCTGCACCTGCGCGTAGTGGTCGGGATAGACGAAGAACTGCACGAGCATCGGGTCGCCCCCGCCCTGGGTGGGATAGGAGTCGGTGAAGACGGTGTAGGGGTAGGCCGTCACCGAGGCGAGGTAGGGCGCCATGGCGTAGTCGGTGTGCCAGTGGGACGTGTGCGTGCCGTTGCCGTTGTCCGTGTCGCTCGTCTCGAGGCCGTTGCTGGCCACGATGAGCGCGGTGGGCACCGTGACGCGGATGTCCATCACCTCGGCCTTGTCGCTGTTGTCGTCCTTGCAGGGCCACCAGTCGCGCGCGCCGAAGGGTTCGCTGAGGGTCCAGATCAGGGTCTGTCCGGCGTGCGAGTCCCAGCCGAAGTACTCGCCCGAAGGGTTGCCCTGGTAGCTCACGCCGACCGTCACCAGCTCGCCGGTGGCGTAGCTGCGGTCGAGGGTCACGGTCACCAGGCTCGAGACGTGGGTCCAGGTCGTCGCGCCGCCGGCGGCCGTGGCGCCCGTCACCACCATCGGCGAGGTCAGGTCCAGCTCCATCGTGCTGACGGGCCCGGCCGTCACCTGGGCGACGATCAGGTTCGTGCCCGTGAGCACGTGCGTCGTCGGGTTCAGGTTCACCGAGAGGTCGTAGCTCTGGACGTCGAACTGCTCCTGATTGGGCGTGCGCTGGAAGTCCGCGAGCAGGCGCGCCTCGGCGCCGCGCTGCTTCAGGGCGGCCTCGTTGGCGCGCGCGGCGCGGCTCTCCTCGAGCAGGCGGGGGATGTCCAGTTCGCCCGGCGCCGCCGCCGCGAGGAGGGGCAGACCGAGCAGCAAAAGGGTGACGAGCAGGCGAGGGACGACTCGACTGGGCATGGGGACGCTCCGGGGTTCGAGGGCTGGGTCGTGAGCGCAGATGTCCGCGCGGACGGGCCGGAACGGCGTCGTTCCGGCCCCGCGCTCAACATGTAGATTTTACCACAGTTGCGTGGCCGAGGCCAAGCGCGCAGCGCTCAGATGTACGGCGGGGCCGGCGCGGGCCGGTTGTCGAGGATCCCCTCGATCCGCTCCATCACGGCGGGCGTCAGCGCGTCCAGCAGCTCCATGGCCTTCATGTTCTCCTCGACCTGCGCCGCCCGGCTGGCCCCGGTGATGACCGAGCTCACGCGAGGGTTCCTGAGACACCAGGCCAGGGCCAGCTGCGCACGGCTGCAGCCGAGTTCCTCGGCCACGGCCTTGAGCGCGCGCACCTTGGGCAAACGCTCGGCGCCGAGCGGGCCGTCGAAATCGTCGCGCAGCCAGGCGTACTGCTCGAGCGTGGGGCGACTGCCCTCGGGCACGCCGTCGTCGTACTTGCCCGTGAGCAGGCCGCCGGCCAGCGGGCTCCAGATCGTCGTGCCGAGTCCCGGGTCGGCATAGAGCGGCGCGTACTCCCGCTCCACCCGATCGCGATGGAACATGTGGTACTGCGGCTGCTCCATGGTGGGGGGGATCAGATGCTCCCGCGCCGCCACCGCGTGGGCGTGGCGGATCTCCTCGGCGCTCCATTCGCTGGTGCCCCAGTAGAAGGCCCAGCCCTGGTCGACGACCCAGCTCATGGCGCGGACGGTCTCCTCCATGGGCGTGCGCGGGTCGGGACGATGACAGAAGACCAGGTCGACGTAGTCGAGCTGCAGCCTTCCCAGCGCGGCGTGCATGCCCTCGATGACGTGCTTGCGGCTGAGGCCGCGGTCGTTGGGGCCGCGACCGCCCCAAAAGATCTTGGTGGAGATCACCAGGTCGGAGCGCTTCCAGCCCACGTCCTTGAGCACCTTGCCCATGATGCGCTCGGACTCGCCGCCGGCGTAGGCCTCCGCGTTGTCGAAGAAGTTCACCCCCGCGTCGCGGGCGGCCTCCATGCAGGCGCGCGCCTCCTTCTCGCGAAGCTGCGTGCCGAAGGTGACCCAGGAGCCGAGGCTGAGGGCGGAAACGTGCAGGCCGCTGCGGCCGAGCTGACGGTACTCCATGCTGCTTCCTTTCGGACGGGACCGTCCCGGAGCCTAGTGAAAGCGGGGGTCGACTTCCAGCCCCTGCCGCGATTTTCCCTGGCCGCAGCGGCGTGAAGACGGCATTCTGCGCCAAGCCCTCACGAAAGGACGCGCCATGCCCCCGAGCATGACGCCGGCCACCGGCATCCTCGCCCTCATCGGCAACACGCCGATGCTCGAGCTCACCCGCCTGGACACGGGCCCCTGCCGGCTCTTCCTCAAGTTGGAGCTGGCCAACCCGGGCGGTTCGATCAAGGACCGCATCGGCGTGTCCATGATCGCCGCCGCCGAGGCCGACGGCTCCCTGCGCCCCGGCATGCGCATCGTCGAGGCCAGCGCGGGCAACACCGGTCTCGCCCTGGCGCTGGTGGGGGCGGCCAAGGGCTACGCCTGCACCATCGTCATGCCCGACAAGATGAGCCGCGAGAAGATGGACCACCTCCGCGCCCTCGGCGCCGAGGTCGTGGTGACGCGCAGCGACGTCACCAAAGGCCACCCCGAGTACTACGCGGATCTCGCCCAGCGCCTGGCCGCCGAGCGCGGGGACTGCTGGTACGTCAACCAGTTCGCGAACCCGGCGAATCCGCTGGCCCACGAGCGGACGACCGGTCCGGAGATCCTCGCGCAGATGGAGGGGCGGGTGGACGCCATCGTGCTCGGCGTGGGTTCCGGCGGCACGGTGACGGGCCTCAGCCGGCACTTCGCCGCCGCTTCGCCCGCGACGGAGTTCGTGCTGGCCGACCCGGAGGGCTCGGTGCTGGCCGCGGCGGTGGAGGGCCGCGCGGCGCCCGAGCCGGGGAGCTGGCGGGTGGAGGGCATCGGCGAGGACTTCCTGCCGCCGATCCTCGATCTCGGGCGCACGCGGCGGGCCTACACCATCGGCGACGCGGAGAGCTTCCGCACGGCGCGCGCGCTGCTGCGCGAGGAGGGCGTGCTGGCGGGATCGTCCACGGGCTGTCTGCTGGCTGCGGCGCTGCGCTACTGCCGCGCGCAGACCGCGCCGAAGCGCGTGGTCACGCTGGCCTGCGACACCGGGAACAAGTACCTGTCCAAGTTCTACGACGACACCTGGCTGGCCGCCCAGGGCCTGCCCTGCGACTGACCCCCGCGAACGAGGAGCAGCATGGCCACGCGCAAGAGCACGCACGTCGAGACGCTCGCCGTCCACGGCGGTCAGCGCCCCGATCCCCTCACCGGCGCGGTGAGCGTGCCCATCTACCAGACGTCCACCTACGCCCAGCGCGCGCCCGGCGAGCACTTGGGCTTCGAGTACTCGCGCACGGACAACCCCACGCGCAGCGCGCTGCAGGCGAGCCTCGCGGCGCTGGAGGGCGGCGAGCGGGCGCTGGTCTTCGCCTCGGGCATGGCCGCCGCCGACGCGGTGCTGCACCTCTTCGCCGCCGGCGATCACGTGCTCTGCTGCGACGATCTCTACGGCGGCAGCTACCGCCTCTTCGACAAGGTCTATCGCCGGCAGGGCCTGCGCTTCGACTTCGTCGACCTCACCGATCCCGCGCGCCTCGACGCGGCGCTCACGCCCGCGACGAAGCTGCTCTGGCTCGAGACGCCCACCAATCCCATGCTCAAGGTGCTGGACGTGGCCGCGCTCGCCGCGCGCTGCCGCGAGCGCGGCGTGCTCTGCCTCGTGGACAACACCTTCCTCTCCCCGGCGCTGCAGAATCCGCTGGCGCTGGGCGCGGACATCGTGCTCCACAGCACGACGAAGTACGTCAACGGCCACGCCGACGCGGTGGGGGGCGCGCTGGTCACGGCGGACCCCGCGCTGGGTCAGCGGCTCGCCTTCATCCAGAACGCCGTGGGCGCCGTGCCCGGTCCGCAGGACTGCTACCTGGTCCTGCGCGGCATCAAGACGCTCGCGCTGCGCATGCGCCAGCACGAGGCGAACGCGGCCGCCGTGGCCGCGCACCTGGACGGCCACCCGCAGGTGGAGCGGCTCTACTGGCCGGGGCTCGCGTCACATCCCGGGCATGCGGTCGCGGCCCGGCAGGCGAAGGGCTTCGGCGGGGTGATCTCCTTCGTGCTCGCCGGCGGGCTGCCGGCGGCGAAGCGCTTCCTCGGCGCGCTGGGGCTCTTCACGCTCGCAGAGAGCCTCGGCGGCGTGGAGAGCCTGGTGGAACATCCCGCGATCATGACCCACGCCAGCGTGGAGCGCGAGATCCGTGAGCGGCTGGGCATCGTCGACGGGCTGATCCGCCTGTCGGTGGGCATCGAGCATCCCGACGATCTGCTCGCCGACCTGGACGCGGGTTTCGCGGCCGCGCGCTGACGGGAGGAGCCGTGCGACGGGCGGCGCTGCTGCTGGTCTACCTCGCGATCGCCACGACGCTCGTCCTGGCGCACGAGCCCTGGCGCGACGAACTGCAGGCCTGGTCCCTCGCCCGCGGCAGCGCCAGCCTCGCCGGTCTCGTCGACGCCACGCGCTACGAAGGGCATCCCAGCGGCTGGTATCTGCTGCTCTTCGCGCTCACGCGCGCGACGGCGAGCTTTCGCGCCGTGCAGCTGCTTCATCTCGGACTGATCGGCGGCGCGGTCGCCCTGCTCGTCTGGCGCGCACCGCTGACCGGCCTGCAGAAGGCGCTTGCCGTGTTCGGCTACTTCCTCGTCTACGAGTACGCGGCCCTGGCGCGGAACTACGCGCTCGGCGTGCTCGGGCTCTTCCTCTTCGCCGCGCTGGCGCGCGACTGGCGACGCCACTGGCTCGGCATGGCGCTCGCCCTGCTGCTGATGCTCCAGGCGAACGCCTACGCGGCGCTGCTCGCCCTCGCGATGGCCGTGCCGACCGGTGTCGTCCTCTGGCGTCGCGCGGCGGGCGAGTCGAGGCTCAGGCGGCGGCTCGCCCTGGCGGGGCTGATCGTCGCCGTGGGCGCGCTGATCTCCGTGATGGACCTGCGCGCGCCCGCCGACTCGAGCTTCATGCCCGCGTGGCACTGGCGGGATCCGGCGATCGGCGCCGTGCTGCGCGTCTTCGCCCACGCCTTCGTGCCCGTTCCACGGCCGACCCTGCACTTCTGGAACACGAGCCTGCTCGACACGGTCGGCTCCCCCTGGCTGGAGTGGGCCGTCGCGCTCGCCGCGCTGACGGCGGTGCTGGCGATCCTGCGGCGACGTCCCGTGGCGCTCGCGGCCTTCGCGCTGGCCTGCCTCGCGCTGGGTGGGCTCATGGCCGTGAAGTACCTCGGCTTCCTGCGCCACCACGGGCACTTCTACCTGGCCTTCCTCGGCGCGCTGTGGCTGGGCGAGAGCCTGGCGCCCGACGCCCCGCCGCGCGGCCGGACCGCCTCCGCCCTGCTCACCGCGCTGCTCGCGCTGCAGGTGCTGGCCACGCTGCCGGCCGCCGCGATCGAGCTGCGCTATCCCTTCAGTCGCAGCCGTGAGGCGGCGGCGTTCGTCGCGACGCAGGTCGACGCGCGCTGCGACCGGGTGGGCAGCCCCGACCACGCCGCGTCGGCGGTGGCCATGTGGCTGAACGCGCCGCTATACTATCCGCGCGGCGAGCGCGAGGCCGTCGCGCTGGTCTGGGATGCGCGCCGCGGTGGCGATGAACCGGCCG
Above is a window of Candidatus Latescibacterota bacterium DNA encoding:
- a CDS encoding aldo/keto reductase translates to MEYRQLGRSGLHVSALSLGSWVTFGTQLREKEARACMEAARDAGVNFFDNAEAYAGGESERIMGKVLKDVGWKRSDLVISTKIFWGGRGPNDRGLSRKHVIEGMHAALGRLQLDYVDLVFCHRPDPRTPMEETVRAMSWVVDQGWAFYWGTSEWSAEEIRHAHAVAAREHLIPPTMEQPQYHMFHRDRVEREYAPLYADPGLGTTIWSPLAGGLLTGKYDDGVPEGSRPTLEQYAWLRDDFDGPLGAERLPKVRALKAVAEELGCSRAQLALAWCLRNPRVSSVITGASRAAQVEENMKAMELLDALTPAVMERIEGILDNRPAPAPPYI
- a CDS encoding cysteine synthase family protein; the encoded protein is MPPSMTPATGILALIGNTPMLELTRLDTGPCRLFLKLELANPGGSIKDRIGVSMIAAAEADGSLRPGMRIVEASAGNTGLALALVGAAKGYACTIVMPDKMSREKMDHLRALGAEVVVTRSDVTKGHPEYYADLAQRLAAERGDCWYVNQFANPANPLAHERTTGPEILAQMEGRVDAIVLGVGSGGTVTGLSRHFAAASPATEFVLADPEGSVLAAAVEGRAAPEPGSWRVEGIGEDFLPPILDLGRTRRAYTIGDAESFRTARALLREEGVLAGSSTGCLLAAALRYCRAQTAPKRVVTLACDTGNKYLSKFYDDTWLAAQGLPCD
- a CDS encoding cystathionine gamma-synthase; this translates as MATRKSTHVETLAVHGGQRPDPLTGAVSVPIYQTSTYAQRAPGEHLGFEYSRTDNPTRSALQASLAALEGGERALVFASGMAAADAVLHLFAAGDHVLCCDDLYGGSYRLFDKVYRRQGLRFDFVDLTDPARLDAALTPATKLLWLETPTNPMLKVLDVAALAARCRERGVLCLVDNTFLSPALQNPLALGADIVLHSTTKYVNGHADAVGGALVTADPALGQRLAFIQNAVGAVPGPQDCYLVLRGIKTLALRMRQHEANAAAVAAHLDGHPQVERLYWPGLASHPGHAVAARQAKGFGGVISFVLAGGLPAAKRFLGALGLFTLAESLGGVESLVEHPAIMTHASVEREIRERLGIVDGLIRLSVGIEHPDDLLADLDAGFAAAR